From Candidatus Neomarinimicrobiota bacterium, the proteins below share one genomic window:
- a CDS encoding DUF523 and DUF1722 domain-containing protein, with product MWDECRPRILLSRCIEHDHCRFNGGIVSSQEIKNLKPFVEFVTVCPEVAVGLSVPREAIRMIKKNGKKHLVWSLSGKDITQDMKDFSERYLKDLEDIDGAVLKSRSPTCGIKDVKIYPTAGKVAALGEKTEGMFGGAVADFFQDIPVEDEGRLTNFRIREHFYTRIFAHRRFADLKKNPTMAKLVDFHTRHKYLFMIYSQKELRHAGRVVAGHSKRTLGTALEEYEDALNNIFLKPPRRPSVINVLMHIMGYFSKQLSPEEKAFFLDQLELYREEKIPLSSLLLILRSWIIRFNNDYLKKQIVFEPYPRELVTISDSGKGR from the coding sequence ATGTGGGATGAATGCAGGCCCCGGATTTTACTGAGTCGATGTATTGAACATGACCACTGCCGTTTTAACGGAGGAATTGTTTCAAGCCAGGAAATTAAAAATTTAAAACCTTTTGTCGAGTTTGTGACCGTATGTCCTGAAGTGGCAGTTGGACTCAGTGTCCCCCGGGAAGCCATCCGGATGATTAAAAAAAATGGGAAGAAACACCTGGTCTGGAGTCTTTCCGGTAAGGATATTACTCAGGATATGAAAGATTTTTCTGAACGGTATCTGAAGGATCTGGAGGATATTGACGGTGCCGTTTTGAAAAGCCGTTCACCTACATGCGGTATCAAGGATGTGAAAATCTATCCCACTGCAGGAAAAGTCGCTGCTTTGGGTGAAAAAACTGAAGGTATGTTCGGCGGGGCTGTGGCGGATTTTTTTCAGGATATCCCTGTTGAAGATGAGGGCCGACTGACCAATTTCAGGATTCGTGAGCATTTTTATACCCGGATTTTTGCTCACCGGCGTTTTGCGGATCTGAAGAAAAATCCAACCATGGCCAAATTGGTCGATTTTCATACACGTCACAAATATTTATTCATGATTTATAGCCAAAAGGAATTGCGTCATGCCGGCCGTGTGGTTGCCGGTCACAGTAAAAGAACCCTGGGGACTGCCCTGGAAGAATATGAAGATGCGTTGAACAATATTTTCCTGAAACCTCCCCGGCGCCCGTCTGTGATCAATGTCCTTATGCATATTATGGGCTATTTTTCCAAACAGCTCTCGCCGGAAGAGAAGGCTTTTTTTCTGGATCAGCTTGAACTCTACCGTGAAGAAAAAATTCCCCTGAGCAGCCTTCTGTTGATACTCCGGTCCTGGATCATCCGTTTCAACAACGATTACCTGAAAAAACAGATAGTTTTTGAACCCTATCCCCGGGAGCTGGTAACTATATCGGATTCCGGGAAAGGCAGGTAG